Genomic DNA from Candidozyma auris chromosome 1, complete sequence:
TGCAGTATTATTGTTTATCCTGAGATTTGGTGATCCGTGTTTATGTAAACATTGGCAAGGAGTGGCTTGCATCGTCAACTAAAACACGCTATTCCGCGACTTATATATATCTGGACCTTCGTAATCAAATGTTGAGGAAAAATTACAACTATCCTACCTTGCGAAACCTAGTCGCGTCCATTCCTTTGCTTTACTTGTGAACATGATCTTTCCTATTGTCAAGCTCGTGTCAATCGCTGCTTTAGCTTCAGCTGTGCCTTTCAAGCGTTATGATAACAACACTGATGTGCAGATTGCTTCTGTTCTGTCAGATGTTGATACTACGATAACGGTTGACAAGTATGTCACCATCACCTTGCCATCTACCACTCTTACTGTTCCGGCCACTGCGTCTATCGCCAAGGAAGCCTTGGCATCTCAATCTGCCCAAGGGGAGTTGACGGTAACATCCACTATTGTTGAATACACTACGTTGGTTGACCAAGGTACGTCTTTGACTACTCCAGTGTCCACCAGAACGAGCACCATAACGTCCACTCCAACCACCACTTCCACAATTACTAGCTTCGTGACAATCACTGAAGCCGAGAAGTCGGATGCTTCGGATGTCTGTGTCCCCAGTACAGTGACGGTCACAGTGACTGAGAAGCCAAATCACTCGACTGATGAAAGTTCTGTCGTAACAAGTACTTCTACGTTTGTCTCGTCATACCCTGTCGAAGCAGAGTTCACTTTGAGCGGAAGCACTATCACCGTTACTTCTTTTGTCGATGTAACATCGACGCAAACATTCACCACAACAGAGAACAGCAGTTTGCCTCTGGGTGCATCAAATGGAACTTACCAAGTACCTCAAAGAGTGAAGAGATCGTCTTTATATCACTTCTTCTGAGATCCTGTGACGGTATTGAGACACCTGtcttgttgatcaaaggGGAGATCTTGTGATCCTTCTTTTATGTTATAGTTTACTAAATTTTTCGTCaattgaaaattttttatttttatttttttttagggTATTTGAGTACGACACTGTGTAGTCCATAATCCTAATTGTTATTATGACTAACCCAATATCAAGCACACGTGAATGGCATAATGAAATGAAACCTCAGTCGAGCTTTCACCATAATTCAGGACGATGTTGACTGATACACTTCGGGTATGCAACCCagtttcatcaaatcaTCATTTGTATAACGTTTATAGTAATGAAGGGCCTTGGGGTTGGAAAGCATTCAAGGAGAAAAGCTGTTGAGACCACATACACTGCTCAAATAGTGTAAGACATAAAATGTTGTTCATTTGTCCAATTTCTTTAGAATGTGAAACATCCATCAAATGCATTGACAACAATTAAATCGTGGCTATTTTAAGACGGGGCATACACTATTGACTTGGTTCATTTTGAAGTCAatattttctttcaagggAGACTCGACTCAAGCATGGCCTTGTGTTTTTATATGCAGGATTTCAACGCGAAACTAAACTAAAACTAATCTTCATCCATATTCACTGGCGATTAATAATCAACCTAAGAACCGATGTCTAACTTCGAGGCAATCAAGCTTTATGAAGCTgttattgaagaagtaatTGCGGATTCTCGACAAGACTTCGAAGATTCTGGTATTGATGAAAGCACACTTCAGGATTTAAAAAAGCTTTGGCGGGAGAAGCTAAGTCAAACCCGAGTTGGAAATTTCTCCTGGAATGAATTCAGCgaacttgatgatggcaTACAATCCTCTCTTATATCAAACCAAGTGAAGGAGGAGCCCCTCTCTGTAGCTCAAGATATCGAAATGCCACATATGCCACATTTTGACCCTTCTCAAAGCAATACGAACAACGAGCTTTCGCATCCTACTAGCTCGAACTACACAATGGGAATAGAACTACCTACAGTCAAGCAAGAATACACCGAAGAAAATGGCCTTATTCTACCCAAAGTAAATCAGGCTGACGGTCCCATCGAGTTTACCATGCATGTAAATCATAATGCGTTGCAATCATTCAAAGGTAAGCTCAATGGACAAGTGGATGGTCCGAATGGGGAGCTAAACGATGATACTGCCGATGCCGATGAGGGTATATTTAATGACTCTGACGATATCAATTCAGATTTAGACGACGAGCTCGATTCCGAAAGAtctgatgaggatgacAATGAACAAGAAGGTCAAATAATGCTATGCTTGTACGACAAAGTGCAAAGGGTAAAGAATAAATGGAAATGTAATTTGAAGGAGGGTATCGCAAATATTGAGGGTAGAGATTTTATCTTTCAAAGGGCTACTGGTGAAAGTGAGTGGTGAATTACATGTGATTCTCTTAGCTAGTGAATGCTCATGGTGTGAAATGGAATGAGTGATTATCTTCGAAATCATATTATATATTTCGCTAAAAGGTCGGAATTTGTAGATCTAAAatttctcttgcttcatcatcaatgggGGCTCCTCTCAAGAATATGCATTCAAAGTCGGTGATGCAAAGGCTCAAAATGTTTAAGGATATTCGAAGGGTTGGGACAAATACAATGCAAACATTCTTGAGACTCATCAAATTAGTTGATGATTGTGATACCACATCATGTAGTAGTCCGAAAACTGTGCAGCAAAAGTCAAAGTGAACCctcttcaccttgttcACGTCATTGACAAAATCTCgaattttcaaaacaagCTCAGATTTTGGTTTATGCTCCTCAAAGTAGGAGACCATTCGTTGCAATTCGTTGTAGGCGAGGTCCCCAAATATGCTATAAGGTAGCTCTCTCAAAAAAGTTTTGAATAGTCCTGCCACGGTATGGATGTCTGGCTTAAGCGGGTGATCAAACAAGATGATGTCGTGCTCTCTGTTGAACTGATCTTTGAGAGACCGGATGGTAGATGCGGATCCGCTTAATCGAAAGATGCCTTCTTCGTATATCGCACCAGTCTTGAATAAAAAATCAAGGCAGCGATAGCAAACGCTGGGTATTGTCCGTCCCTTAAGAGTCTTCGATGAGAGTGATACTGCCTCGAACACATCAATTCCAAAAACAGGTTTCATCTGGCCCGAATTGAGATTCATTGACGCCAAGTGTGTATCAAGATAGCTTTCAGAAGCTAATTCCTCATCGAATGATCCCGCAAGCTCAACATCAGTATCTGTTTGTTGGGCTCGATACCGGAAAGGGAAGAGACTTCTTTTCCgcaacttcttcatctccttGCTATCCTTCGGCAAGTCTTCATCCTTTGGTGCCAAGGCTGACTCATTTTTAGCAGCATGCCTGTGTTCCGTGAGCTCGTTGTATCTTTTCTGACTCGTATTTGGATCATTATCCGTGTACTCCACCATAGCATTTACCCATTCATCACGCTCCTTATCGGATTcagcacaaaaaaaatgctTCTGAGCAGAGCTGGACATTTTATTTCTCGGACTTTCGAGAATAAGAAAAGCATGTCTATagcctttttcttcagcaataTTGTCAGTAGATTGACGCCCAATTTGTGATCCTTGGAGACGAATTTGCTCTAGCATAGATCCGCCAGGAAACTCGTACATTTCTAGTGAGGGCCCATCGACTTGACACCATCGAACCTTCCATGTTGTTCCAAGGCCTTTATATCTTCTTATCAAGAATCCTTCAAGTTTTGCCCCACTtctgaaatcatcaagtgGGTTTATCAAATCAAGAGAGATAAATCGACAGATTTTGTAGAGAAGCATATGTGGAATatgtggaagaagaaacaaggCGTCAAAATAGTGCTGAACGGATAACTTCCTGGCGTCGACTTTTGCTGGGATAGTGGACGAGAAAAGACTCTTGTCTGGTAAAGAAGGCAAGCCGAAATGGCCGAGCACTGGTCTTATTTCGTTGTCAAATGAGGAAATCTGCCCGAATGATTTTCCTACTCTCCACATGGCTTTATCTGACTCCCTGTCGACAACCGCTAGTGTGCAATTGAAGTCATCACccttctttgaaaaattaTTTAAGGTACTCACTACTTCAATTTTTATTGTCGGGAAGTCTTCTGGTTTAACCAAGAGAGTAACATCGTCTTCCGGAATTGGTGAGCCTAAAATCTGAAAGCTGGAGCCTTGAGTAGTTTTAGTTGGTTTCGACGAGGGTGATTCCGGAAAGCCCATTAACGCATTCAGTTTAAACTCCGCCAAAGAATCATTCACGTCATCTATGTCCATTTGAGGCAGAACACTTGGCTCGTTggcttctttcttcgagGCACGGAAAATGTCACCTGAATGGCCGCCAAGGAGAgatctcttttcttccGTCGCATTCGGCGTAGATACGCTCTCGCTTGATGAGACTACTTTTGttgttctttcttgattAGTCATTGTATGCGGAAGCCGTATTCTAGGATTGTAAGCATTCTTACTAGTTCGCAGTACGCTCCTATTGGCCTCCGAGTCATCGATTAACAGATCGTTTGCATTCTCcgatgttgttgaaaagaCTCTTTGAGAATTATTGGTGCGTTTGGAGGACCCCTGATCAGTTTTAGCTTTCTCTGAACTCTCAAGCAGATTTGCTTGCATGGCTACCGAGGTGTTGGTTTGGACCACGGTTCCCTCCCTTTCGGGATCGAAGACTGGAGAGGTACTTCTCTTGGCTGCCAAAGATAGCCCGCTCTTGAAATTATGAGATAAAGGAACGCTCTTAGCGTATGTATCCGGATTAGGTTCACTTTCTGGAATTTCGTTTTTACTTAGCTCCTTGCTGGAGCGTGCCCTCTCGTTTTCCTCGAATTGCTGCCTCCTACGTGCTGACCTCTGAGGTATGTCATCCTGGGGAGCATACGCCACTGATGCATCCTCAGGGGAACCCTCACCTAGGcagtgaagaagctcagaTATTctcttgtccttcttgaaattctcaGCTTCGAGTTCTTTGATCTGGCATAACAAAAGCGCAATGAATTCGCTATCGCTCACATTTTCTCTGCTAAAATCAGGATGCGAAGGAGGTATAGCGCAGTCATATGGTGGCATGTTGatcctttcttttcttgaaggGCTATTTTGTGGCATCAAAAAACGTCGTTCTTCATGCGTAAGAGTGACAATTCAAGAGACGAGTCGCGCATGTTTCGTGTTTATGAAGTCTACCCGGAAACCCATGTTTTGGTTGTCAAACGGACATATACATTAATCTATCGAGTGAATACGGTAATCATCGCTTGGCTTGATGTCTGTTGTTTCGCAAAATACGCCCGCCTTTCACATCCTTGTTGTAACAAATATCAACTGAGGGTTTTTCATCATAGATGTCACGAAGCATTCTGCTATAATACTCTACAGGCAAGCCATCATCTGAGTTGTCCGTGGCTTGATTGTACATGTAGTTAGCTGGTAAGATTGAATTCGGCATAAGCAGCCTGCCCAACTTAATTACCTCATTTGCCCAGATAGTGACTTCCGTTCTTGGGTTTTTGTACGGAATCCAACCACGTTTGCAACCTTTTGTGAGTTCCTTCACCACATGATCATTTCCCCAAGTTGCATTCCAAAGTACAGGGTCATCACCGACCTGTTCTGGGTTATTAGTCAAGCCAATAAGGTGAGAAAACACCCCAGAGATCAATGCAGCATCAGAATACCCTCCTTCCAAAAATGATACTACCTTGCCTTCTGTATGAATTTTAGCCAATTTGACAACATCCTTAGTGAATCTAGCATAAAAGGATGTCGGTACATTTATACCATGTCTCTGCATTTGAGGATCCTCATATTCTGAGGCGTCGAGCCCAGCAGATATAATTATAAGAGGTTTGAAGGGCGTCAATGGTGTTGGTTTTGACACAGGAGTTTTGAATTGACTTGGCTTTTTCATATACTTGTTGTATTTGGCGACCTCTGAGATATAATTTGCAGAATCCTGCTCGTACTGCCTTCTGGCTTGGTTGAGAAACTGATTCGCTCGATTTAAAATTGCCACATACTTCGTTTGATAATGCTTGtaaaattcttcttcagacaGCCACTCTTGTAGATGAACATTCCAAATATTGATGTCGTGATCCATTACGCACATTGAGGcatttttgatattttctTTGGATGCAAAGCCAAGCTCAGTTGGGTAAGATTTAATGTCATGCAAAGAGAAGTAACCGACTTTAGGAAGCGATGGCTTGCATTTCCCGTTTTCGTCTCTTGTTGGATTGAGTTCCTCGTCCTTTTCATTTTTACCAAAGTCCCCTTGAAATCCACCTCGCTCCCAGCATATATCCTGGGTGCCGTCGCCGTGGTGAAGATCTATATCAAGTATAGCAACATGAGTTACACTATACCTCTGAAAGGCATACTCAGCGCCAATTTGAGCGTTGTTAAGTACACAGAAACCACTGGGGAGGCACGCATGAGAATGATGGCCAGGTGGGCGAAGGACCGCAAATGCTAAATTATGTCTCTCTGTATCAATACCATTACCAAAAATTGAGTCAATTGCTGTTTCTATTGTTCCGATAACACCCTCTAAGGCGGTGATACTTTTAGGGGTTAAATAAATGTCACCCGGATT
This window encodes:
- the BEM3 gene encoding GTPase-activating protein BEM3, which translates into the protein MPPYDCAIPPSHPDFSRENVSDSEFIALLLCQIKELEAENFKKDKRISELLHCLGEGSPEDASVAYAPQDDIPQRSARRRQQFEENERARSSKELSKNEIPESEPNPDTYAKSVPLSHNFKSGLSLAAKRSTSPVFDPEREGTVVQTNTSVAMQANSLESSEKAKTDQGSSKRTNNSQRVFSTTSENANDSLIDDSEANRSVSRTSKNAYNPRIRLPHTMTNQERTTKVVSSSESVSTPNATEEKRSLLGGHSGDIFRASKKEANEPSVSPQMDIDDVNDSLAEFKSNALMGFPESPSSKPTKTTQGSSFQILGSPIPEDDVTLLVKPEDFPTIKIEVVSTLNNFSKKGDDFNCTLAVVDRESDKAMWRVGKSFGQISSFDNEIRPVLGHFGLPSLPDKSLFSSTIPAKVDARKLSVQHYFDALFLLPHIPHMLLYKICRFISLDLINPLDDFRSGAKLEGFLIRRYKGLGTTWKVRWCQVDGPSLEMYEFPGGSMLEQIRLQGSQIGRQSTDNIAEEKGYRHAFLILESPRNKMSSSAQKHFFCAESDKERDEWVNAMVEYTDNDPNTSQKRYNELTEHRHAAKNESALAPKDEDLPKDSKEMKKLRKRSLFPFRYRAQQTDTDVELAGSFDEELASESYLDTHLASMNLNSGQMKPVFGIDVFEAVSLSSKTLKGRTIPSVCYRCLDFLFKTGAIYEEGIFRLSGSASTIRSLKDQFNREHDIILFDHPLKPDIHTVAGLFKTFLRELPYSIFGDLAYNELQRMVSYFEEHKPKSELVLKIRDFVNDVNKVKRVHFDFCCTVFGLLHDVVSQSSTNLMSLKNVCIVFVPTLRISLNILSLCITDFECIFLRGAPIDDEAREILDLQIPTF
- a CDS encoding transcription initiation factor IIA large subunit, which produces MSNFEAIKLYEAVIEEVIADSRQDFEDSGIDESTLQDLKKLWREKLSQTRVGNFSWNEFSELDDGIQSSLISNQVKEEPLSVAQDIEMPHMPHFDPSQSNTNNELSHPTSSNYTMGIELPTVKQEYTEENGLILPKVNQADGPIEFTMHVNHNALQSFKGKLNGQVDGPNGELNDDTADADEGIFNDSDDINSDLDDELDSERSDEDDNEQEGQIMLCLYDKVQRVKNKWKCNLKEGIANIEGRDFIFQRATGESEW
- the PGA54 gene encoding Pga54p; translated protein: MIFPIVKLVSIAALASAVPFKRYDNNTDVQIASVSSDVDTTITVDKYVTITLPSTTLTVPATASIAKEALASQSAQGELTVTSTIVEYTTLVDQGTSLTTPVSTRTSTITSTPTTTSTITSFVTITEAEKSDASDVCVPSTVTVTVTEKPNHSTDESSVVTSTSTFVSSYPVEAEFTLSGSTITVTSFVDVTSTQTFTTTENSSLPSGASNGTYQVPQRVKRSSLYHFF
- the HOS3 gene encoding histone deacetylase, whose protein sequence is MPPNDREDEIEDSLITQFETTLSIRPSNEVNEAEDITIDQSTVYGKLDSDEQKSDQQISRSKSIEEAEIIDIVQKHENDVQSNKAVLRESKETETVEGLMRRELLKSYPGMAAMLEPSPLIDLKLSKFERTFAEFMNANPQINQQSPRFSNEADKTLILLSPYSTEHAFGRSWVSRSYLATIFERPQRLLASCIGVTAALSMYPFFYSIRNSERKGSIFAKHVRVVHGKSWPKTLFDMCLKSHEKLIRKEIEVPPEWNPGDIYLTPKSITALEGVIGTIETAIDSIFGNGIDTERHNLAFAVLRPPGHHSHACLPSGFCVLNNAQIGAEYAFQRYSVTHVAILDIDLHHGDGTQDICWERGGFQGDFGKNEKDEELNPTRDENGKCKPSLPKVGYFSLHDIKSYPTELGFASKENIKNASMCVMDHDINIWNVHLQEWSSEEEFYKHYQTKYVAILNRANQFLNQARRQYEQDSANYISEVAKYNKYMKKPSQFKTPVSKPTPLTPFKPLIIISAGLDASEYEDPQMQRHGINVPTSFYARFTKDVVKLAKIHTEGKVVSFLEGGYSDAALISGVFSHLIGLTNNPEQVGDDPVLWNATWGNDHVVKELTKGCKRGWIPYKNPRTEVTIWANEVIKLGRSLMPNSILPANYMYNQATDNSDDGLPVEYYSRMLRDIYDEKPSVDICYNKDVKGGRILRNNRHQAKR